One segment of Salvelinus fontinalis isolate EN_2023a chromosome 12, ASM2944872v1, whole genome shotgun sequence DNA contains the following:
- the LOC129866987 gene encoding MOB kinase activator 2, protein MGGCQSHPSAADTQIVPQPSDVNKLGDNNNELVLEERPYLQQQYISERITHTNMTALTALPPGLDQAEWLASNTVAFFKHINLFSSALSELCTPTTCPTACGPDNTVYIWTDDQGKKLRCSAPLYFDYTMSYIQDLLTDEDVFPTRAGSVFPAGFVFLVKKVFLLLFRVLAHIYWSHYREALVLGLHPHLNTLFIHLTHFSLQHNLLEAEHTQPLQDLIIALGQYSLT, encoded by the exons ATGGGGGGCTGCCAGAGTCACCCCTCTGCTGCGGATACACAAATAGTACCCCAGCCCTCTGATGTCAACAAACT GGGAGATAATAACAATGAGCTGGTGTTGGAGGAGCGTCCCTATCTGCAGCAGCAGTATATCTCTGAGAggatcacacacaccaacatgacCGCCCTCACTGCCCTGCCACCCGGACTGGACCAGGCTGAGTGGCTCGCCAGCAaca cGGTAGCGTTCTTTAAGCATATTAACCTGTTCTCCAGTGCCCTTTCTGAGTTATGTACTCCTACCACCTGTCCTACAGCCTGCGGACCAGATAACAC agtgtatatATGGACAGACGATCAGGGGAAGAAGTTGAGGTGTTCCGCTCCTCTCTACTTTGACTATACCATGTCCTACATCCAAGACCTACTGACAGATGAAGACGTCTTCCCCACCagagcag GGTCAGTGTTCCCAGCAGGTTTTGTGTTCTTGGTCAAGAAGGTGTTTCTGCTGTTGTTCCGTGTTCTGGCTCATATCTACTGGAGTCACTACAGAGAGGCCCTGGTTCTGGGACTACACCCCCACCTCAACACATTGTTCATACACCTCACACACTTCAGCCTTCAACACAACCTGCTGGAAGCAGAACACACACAACCTCTACAGGACCTGATCATTGCTCTGGGACAGTACAGcctcacctga